The proteins below come from a single Pichia kudriavzevii chromosome 2, complete sequence genomic window:
- a CDS encoding uncharacterized protein (PKUD0B05230; similar to Saccharomyces cerevisiae YJR050W (ISY1); ancestral locus Anc_1.486), translated as MKQKQENFTESMTGKKYKLRPSDCTDVERANEERRRVISAISVNLAKINDVNLTHHQIRDINDTINRQLRLRRAWEHRIKELGGPDYILTGNSHEDKSLSFVVKGYRYFGRARELPDVVKLLEEATIEKSNKQNARDKEQSIVRFRNSQNWPADYPDLMVNRESKLHFESTAPSPFTFEATTERPVTENVRFMEKFLLQKKKALLLKKIRSK; from the coding sequence atgaaacaaaagcaAGAAAACTTCACCGAGAGCATGACGGGGAAGAAATATAAGTTGAGGCCCAGTGACTGTACCGATGTTGAGAGGGCCAACGAAGAGAGACGGAGAGTGATCAGTGCAATATCTGTCAATTTAGCCAAAATCAACGATGTCAACTTGACACATCATCAAATCCGAGACATCAATGATACCATCAACAGACAACTACGTCTTAGGAGAGCATGGGAACACAGGATCAAGGAACTTGGAGGGCCTGATTACATTTTGACGGGCAACTCGCACGAAGACAAGTCATTGTCGTTTGTGGTTAAAGGATATCGATACTTTGGCCGAGCTCGAGAACTGCCAGACGTTGTTAAGTTGCTAGAAGAGGCAACAATCGAGAAGAGCAATAAACAGAACGCTAGAGACAAGGAACAGTCTATTGTAAGATTCAGAAATTCGCAGAATTGGCCCGCTGATTATCCTGACCTGATGGTAAATAGGGAAAGTAAGTTACACTTTGAAAGCACGGCACCTTCTCCCTTCACGTTTGAAGCAACTACAGAGAGACCCGTTACAGAGAATGTCCGTTTTATGGAAAAGTTTTTActgcagaagaagaaggcattgctcttgaagaaaatacgATCCAAGTGA
- a CDS encoding uncharacterized protein (PKUD0B05240; similar to Saccharomyces cerevisiae YDR160W (SSY1); ancestral locus Anc_8.342) has translation MVHRSKSGSPLSSLFIRRENAADDMDVDLSDRQSLFPDFSPIQDGTGMIDNGIEESCSGTTNEPAESQSCSGNSIRSSVLHNILDNEPSLLENHDKIKFTRLYKKYDKNESDENDLRLEFTDFQQYNRLLHHEDKLRSKLEKIARLKGLHLRKDTSQGPQENVLTTLNDDALNALYINAENPKDWDEMEKAQRKREGESKWMFGRLLHKFINSSESSKDNKEKDNSDELDFISIGSSIPIDDDVQLEDLPIDSQPFRKVNKRTLDYLREFEEHQYNNNNEIEMVVSKNEKVDYNLHRVDQYQNIDPIESPTDLGDHWISKTLNYFNLLRIMRIQRANKYQIQRKLNVRHLNQIALGGTLGVGLLLASGKAFTIAGPFGCLLGFIIAGALVIATMLSFCEIVTLIPLCGGVSGVAARFIDDGFGFALGVLYWVTYLFSFSTEVVAASIMLSYYDNLHIPGPNTAGWITLFLGITVIINLLDIRVYGEFEYYSTIIKLVILLALMIYMIVLNTGHSGPLHQRIGFKYWDSSLSDVANNITFGLFRPTFDVDDNGLGSLHGIGGNLGRFLQVLVSCTLASFAYVGTEIVIITGSESVNPRRSIPSATKNIFLRIIVFYIIAIFLVGLNIYSGDPRLLRFYPHDYISESQIAQQDAVVKIIGEDRCKSTVVDWAGFVNGSQSPWVIAIQSAGLCSFASAVNAFLLYFALTSASSQLYVSSRTLYFLALQNKIPSCFSLCTKRGVPYVSVLFTAFFGLLSYLSVKNDTAVIFERLMNVCSTSGLLVWCGMCLSFIRFYHALKLRPDIISRDDDDYPYRSPFQPYLAYMGLFTGLVLVISSGFTVFLKGKWSTSFFFSSYGSLILFFGCYIAYWIFRGSKVTRLDQVDLDSGRREIDRVIWEDEKNYASNFKERLRKGIRMFV, from the coding sequence ATGGTACACAGAAGCAAAAGTGGATCGCCTCTGTCGTCCTTATTTATTAGAAGAGAAAATGCAGCAGATGATATGGATGTGGATCTCTCCGACAGGCAAAGTTTGTTTCCTGACTTTAGCCCAATACAGGACGGTACCGGTATGATTGATAATGGTATAGAGGAATCATGTTCAGGGACAACTAATGAGCCAGCGGAATCACAAAGCTGTTCAGGAAATAGTATAAGGAGCTCAGTATTGCACAATATACTTGATAATGAACCCTCATTGCTAGAGAACCATGATAAGATCAAGTTCACCAGGCtttacaaaaaatatgATAAGAATGAAAGTGACGAAAACGATTTGCGTCTAGAATTTACAGATTTCCAGCAATACAACAGGTTGCTTCACCACGAAGATAAACTGAGAAGCAAACTGGAGAAAATAGCCAGACTAAAAGGGTTGCACCTGAGGAAGGATACATCCCAAGGCCCCCAAGAGAACGTACTGACTACTTTGAATGATGATGCCTTAAATGCTTTGTATATTAATGCagaaaatccaaaagaCTGGgatgaaatggaaaaggCACAGAGGAAACGAGAAGGCGAAAGTAAATGGATGTTTGGCAGGCTACTACATAAATTTATTAATTCCAGTGAAAGTTCAAAGGacaacaaggaaaaagatAATTCCGATGAGCTAGACTTTATATCCATTGGCAGTTCAATCCCCATAGATGACGATGTACAATTGGAAGACCTCCCCATAGACTCACAGCCGTTTAGAAAAGTAAACAAGAGAACCTTGGATTATTTAAGAGAATTCGAAGAACACCAAtacaataataataatgagATTGAAATGGTTGTCAGTAAGAACGAAAAAGTCGACTACAATTTGCATAGAGTTGACCAATACCAAAATATTGACCCTATTGAGTCTCCAACAGATTTAGGTGACCATTGGATTTCGAAAACATTAAACTACTTCAATTTATTAAGAATAATGCGTATACAACGTGCAAATAAgtatcaaattcaaagaaaacttaATGTACGACACCTAAACCAAATTGCTCTAGGTGGAACCTTGGGTGTAGGACTACTATTGGCATCCGGTAAAGCATTTACAATTGCTGGTCCGTTTGGGTGTTTGCTTGGATTTATAATTGCGGGAGCACTGGTGATAGCTACAATGCTATCTTTCTGTGAAATAGTTACATTAATTCCTCTTTGTGGTGGGGTATCGGGTGTGGCAGCACGGTTCATTGATGATGGCTTTGGTTTTGCTTTGGGGGTTCTATATTGGGTCACTTACTTGTTTAGTTTCAGTACCGAAGTGGTTGCAGCCTCGATCATGCTATCTTATTACGACAACTTACATATACCCGGACCAAATACTGCTGGTTGGATAACATTGTTTTTAGGGATAACAgttatcatcaatttgcTGGACATTAGAGTTTATGGTGAGTTTGAATATTACTCtaccatcatcaaattgGTGATCCTCTTAGCACTCATGATCTATATGATTGTTTTGAATACAGGCCATTCTGGGCCGCTACATCAACGGATCGGTTTTAAGTATTGGGACTCGTCGCTCTCTGACGTGGCAAATAACATTACATTTGGGTTGTTCAGGCCAACATTTGACGTTGACGACAACGGGTTGGGCTCTCTGCATGGGATAGGTGGCAATTTGGGGAGGTTCTTGCAAGTCTTGGTGTCTTGTACATTGGCAAGTTTTGCGTATGTTGGAACGGAGATTGTAATCATTACAGGCAGCGAATCCGTAAACCCCAGAAGGTCGATTCCTAGTGCTACAAAGAATATCTTCCTGAGGattattgttttctataTTATTGCCATTTTCCTCGTGGGATTGAACATTTATAGTGGAGATCCAAGGTTACTCCGTTTTTATCCTCATGATTACATATCAGAATCGCAAATTGCGCAGCAGGATGCAGTTGTGAAGATCATCGGAGAAGATAGATGTAAGAGCACTGTCGTTGATTGGGCCGGATTTGTCAACGGTAGTCAAAGCCCGTGGGTAATCGCCATACAAAGTGCCGGTTTATGTTCATTTGCGAGTGCAGTCAACGCTTTCTTGCTTTATTTTGCATTGACTTCAGCCTCGTCACAATTATACGTTAGTTCAAGGACATTATACTTTTTGGCGTTACAGAACAAAATTCCAAGCTGTTTCTCCTTGTGTACCAAAAGGGGGGTCCCGTACGTGAGTGTTTTGTTCACGGCATTTTTTGGCTTGTTATCTTACCTATCGGTGAAAAATGACACCGCAGTGATCTTTGAAAGATTGATGAATGTCTGTTCAACTTCGGGTTTGCTTGTTTGGTGTGGTATGTGCTTATCTTTCATCAGGTTTTACCATGCGCTGAAACTGCGTCCGGATATAATCAGTAGAGACGACGACGATTATCCGTATAGGTCCCCATTCCAGCCGTACCTTGCCTATATGGGGTTATTCACTGGTTTGGTTTTAGTTATATCCTCCGGATTTACCGTTTTCTTAAAAGGTAAGTGGTCCACcagtttcttcttctccagTTACGGAAGCTTGATTCTGTTTTTCGGCTGTTACATTGCTTACTGGATATTCCGAGGATCAAAAGTCACCAGGCTTGATCAGGTGGACTTAGACTCTGGTAGACGAGAAATAGACCGTGTAATATGGGAAGACGAAAAAAATTATGCCAGCAACTTCAAGGAACGGTTGAGAAAGGGTATACGGATGTTTGTATAA
- a CDS encoding uncharacterized protein (PKUD0B05210; similar to Saccharomyces cerevisiae YEL041W (YEF1) and YJR049C (UTR1); ancestral locus Anc_1.484): MSETNQRNKSLRRLSSSVFQKEPILHEALIKDNTMNQFSSEISSNSSSSTSISLSANFPPQTHVNGILAHSILGRNMPVSRDENIKHCKDIDNEHNAVDSLQESQGLNSVRSHVDLAKTAHSVRALAKRLNRTTIHLCMNTVCIVTKARDNSLIYLTKELTEWLLVTNPGLTVYVDKNLKASHRFDASGLVKDIPNSTHRLKFWDKQLIQEGRVLFDFVITLGGDGTVLHASTLFQNAVPPIISFALGSLGFLTCFEFENFREILSSVFNQGVKTDLRMRFTCRVHRANGDIVCEQQVLNELTIDRGPSPYVTMLELYGDDNLLTVAQADGLIIATPTGSTAYSLSAGGSLVHPEVSCICITPICPHTLSFRPIMIPDTMKLKIKVPLRSRSTAWAAFDGRKRVKLETGDYVVVYASCYPFPTVKGNYDQYFDTVSRVLNWNSRKEQKGFKHLLSDKNKKICDEEEKDDLADETEHEEWDIDYSEEDS; this comes from the coding sequence ATGTCTGAGACGAACCAAAGGAACAAATCATTACGTCGTTTATCGTCGTCTGTATTTCAGAAGGAACCTATTTTGCATGAGGCATTGATCAAGGATAACACCATGAACCAATTCTCCTCTGAGATATCATCCAACTCTTCTTCTAGCACTTCGATTTCGTTGAGTGCAAACTTCCCACCACAGACACACGTGAATGGAATCCTGGCACATAGTATACTTGGTAGAAACATGCCTGTTTCACGTGATGAGAATATCAAACATTGTAAAGACATTGACAACGAACACAATGCTGTTGATTCGTTACAAGAATCCCAAGGTTTAAACAGCGTCAGGTCACATGTGGACTTGGCTAAAACAGCACACAGTGTTCGTGCTCTGGCGAAGAGACTGAACAGAACGACAATACATCTCTGTATGAATACTGTTTGCATTGTTACCAAAGCTAGGGATAACTCGTTGATCTATCTTACAAAAGAATTGACTGAATGGCTCTTAGTCACCAATCCGGGGTTGACTGTTTATGTCGATAAAAACTTGAAGGCCTCACATAGATTTGATGCATCGGGATTGGTTAAGGATATTCCGAATAGTACACATAGGTTAAAATTCTGGGATAAGCAGCTCATACAGGAGGGACGAGTCTTATTTGACTTTGTGATTACTTTAGGTGGTGATGGGACAGTTCTACATGCCTCGACCTTGTTTCAAAATGCAGTGCCGCCCATCATATCATTTGCATTGGGATCGCTAGGCTTCTTAActtgttttgaatttgagaatTTCAGAGAAATACTATCATCAGTTTTCAACCAGGGAGTGAAGACAGACCTGAGGATGAGATTTACCTGCAGAGTCCATAGAGCAAATGGTGACATTGTATGTGAGCAACAGGTTCTCAATGAACTGACAATTGATAGAGGGCCATCCCCCTATGTGACTATGCTTGAGTTATACGGAGATGATAATTTATTGACAGTTGCACAAGCAGACGGTCTGATTATTGCTACTCCCACAGGATCTACAGCGTACTCGTTGTCTGCCGGGGGATCACTTGTCCACCCCGAGGTGAGTTGTATATGTATCACACCAATTTGTCCCCACACTCTATCATTTAGACCGATAATGATCCCAGATACTATGAAACTAAAAATCAAAGTCCCCCTTAGAAGCAGGTCGACGGCATGGGCTGCATTTGACGGTCGAAAACGTGTAAAACTAGAAACCGGCGACTACGTCGTAGTCTACGCATCTTGCTACCCTTTTCCGACAGTTAAGGGGAATTATGACCAATATTTTGATACAGTTAGTCGTGTTCTCAACTGGAATAGCcgaaaagaacaaaaggGTTTTAAACATTTACTCAGTgataaaaacaagaaaatatgCGATGAGGAGGAGAAGGATGATTTAGCCGATGAAACAGAACATGAGGAATGGGATATAGATTATTCTGAGGAAGACTCTTGA
- a CDS encoding uncharacterized protein (PKUD0B05220; similar to Saccharomyces cerevisiae YEL042W (GDA1); ancestral locus Anc_1.485) — translation MAMLSLGRRQKPLVLGAAIILLVLLVSVSFSSTKNASISPIVGSSNSGSTSGSDSVHKAEFGVGEAVSPSNDDTLLSGATIEQDTVNQNVKAKPHVVGNEKVDTIAGSDASLKSKEESIAKAKGSKEIESYSGSSESDGDTPLKDTKIPAKKPVKDTTKDTTAKPLTDKSAASGSGNSGYEYVVMIDAGSTGSRVHVYSFDTSVSPPALMNEEFKMLKPGLSSFDTDTVGAAKSLDPLLELALASIPTDKQGCSPVAVKATAGLRLLGKAKSDAILKQVRKHLEEDYPFPVVDGDGISIMDGSDEGVYAWITTNYLLGNIGTSKKLDTAAVFDLGGGSTQIVFEPTDGDSLLEGEHKYNIEFGGRKFTLYQYSHLGYGLMQARNKVNAEVLKSEMKTAGKSKFVPLKESQIKNAVADVTIENPCVPPGVTAEDVIVELENGDKYAVTFVPPKKTSSDSLAGQCKFLTDSILNKDLDCESDSCSFNGVYQPSFKDQFPSTADMYVFSYFYDRLQPIGMPDSFTLKEMNDIMESVCAGSHLWDKYFTQEAHIKELENEPLWCLDLNFMTSLLHNGYDIPLKRELKTAKTIGGNELGWCLGASLPLLDKSNWTCRVTKEL, via the coding sequence ATGGCAATGCTTTCTTTGGGTAGAAGACAAAAACCGCTAGTATTAGGTGCAGCAATCATATTGCTTGTGCTCTTAGTTTcagtttccttttcatcaacgAAAAATGCCAGTATTTCTCCAATTGTAGGATCCTCAAATTCAGGTTCCACTTCAGGGTCAGATTCTGTCCACAAGGCCGAATTCGGTGTTGGAGAGGCAGTGTCTCCTTCTAATGATGATACGCTACTCTCTGGTGCTACCATTGAACAAGACACGGTTAACCAAAACGTCAAGGCCAAACCACATGTTGTTGGTAATGAGAAAGTCGACACTATTGCAGGCTCGGACGCCTCCCTAAAATCCAAGGAGGAAAGTATAGCCAAGGCAAAGGGCAGTAAGGAAATCGAAAGTTACTCTGGATCATCAGAGAGTGATGGAGATACGCCGCTCAAGGATACCAAAATTCCTGCAAAGAAACCTGTAAAGGATACTACCAAAGATACCACAGCCAAGCCATTGACAGACAAGTCTGCTGCTTCCGGTAGTGGTAATTCCGGCTACGAGTATGTAGTTATGATTGACGCCGGTTCGACTGGATCGAGAGTCCATGTCTACTCCTTTGACACGTCTGTTTCTCCTCCAGCTTTAATGAACGAGGAATTTAAGATGTTAAAGCCAGGTCTCTCCTCCTTCGATACTGACACTGTTGGTGCAGCAAAATCGTTGGATCCATTGTTAGAATTGGCTTTAGCTAGTATTCCAACGGACAAACAGGGATGTTCTCCTGTTGCTGTTAAGGCCACTGCGGGCTTGAGATTATTAGGAAAGGCAAAATCAGATGCTATATTGAAACAGGTCAGAAAACACCTAGAGGAAGACTATCCGTTCCctgttgttgatggtgatggtatTTCCATCATGGATGGATCTGATGAGGGTGTTTATGCATGGATCACAACTAATTATTTATTAGGTAACATTGGCACTTCCAAGAAGCTAGACACAGCAGCGGTGTTTGATCTTGGTGGTGGATCAACTCAGATTGTTTTTGAACCAACTGATGGTGATTCTTTATTAGAAGGCGAACACAAGTACAACATCGAATTTGGTGGTAGGAAGTTTACATTGTACCAATATTCACATTTGGGTTACGGTTTAATGCAAGCTAGAAATAAGGTCAATGCAGAGGTATTGAAGTCCGAGATGAAGACCGCCGGTAAATCCAAATTTGTTCCATTGAAAGAATCACAAATTAAAAATGCAGTTGCAGATGTCACTATTGAAAACCCATGTGTTCCACCTGGTGTTACAGCAGAAGATGTTATAGTTGAACTAGAAAATGGTGATAAATACGCAGTCACTTTTGTTccaccaaagaaaacatcatcCGATAGTCTAGCTGGCCAATGTAAATTCTTAACTGACTCAATCTTAAATAAGGATTTAGATTGTGAGTCTGACTCGTGTTCATTTAATGGTGTTTACCAACCATCCTTCAAAGACCAATTCCCATCAACTGCGGATATGTATGTTTTCTCATACTTCTACGATAGATTACAACCTATTGGTATGCCAGATTCATTCACCTTGAAGGAAATGAATGATATCATGGAGTCGGTTTGTGCAGGTTCACACTTATGGGACAAATACTTTACCCAGGAGGCACATATCAAGGAATTGGAGAACGAACCATTGTGGTGTTTAGATCTCAACTTTATGACTTCCCTTCTGCACAACGGTTACGATATTCCTCTCAAGAGAGAATTAAAGACTGCAAAGACTATTGGTGGTAACGAGCTGGGTTGGTGTCTCGGTGCTTCATTGCCGCTACTTGACAAGTCCAACTGGACTTGCCGTGTTACCAAGGAACTATGA
- a CDS encoding uncharacterized protein (PKUD0B05280; similar to Saccharomyces cerevisiae YGL085W (LCL3); ancestral locus Anc_6.189), protein MERHNTLIPVVASLAVGAVAALSLHRVYVCHLKQISRASDIPPSSMRKRWLYGHVTSVGDGDNFHLYHLPGGLRAGWGWLREVPLKHSQVRGQTISVRLCGIDAPERAHFGKPKQPYSEEALIWLRKYILHRYVYVKPLRLDQYGRVVGRVMVWTWLGWRDVGEEMLKCGLATLYEAQSGVEFDGRERIYRKREQNARRKKLGLWKDFGKKIFETPREYKTKYSSGK, encoded by the coding sequence ATGGAGAGACATAATACACTTATACCTGTTGTTGCATCGCTTGCGGTCGGTGCGGTTGCTGCGCTGTCATTGCACCGTGTATATGTTTGCCACCTGAAACAAATAAGTAGAGCATCAGACATCCCACCGTCGTCTATGCGCAAGCGTTGGCTATATGGGCATGTTACTTCCGTGGGTGATGGTGACAACTTCCACCTGTATCATCTTCCAGGTGGATTACGGGCTGGTTGGGGGTGGTTGCGAGAAGTTCCTTTAAAACACTCCCAAGTCAGAGGCCAAACCATATCCGTTAGGTTGTGTGGTATTGATGCCCCAGAGAGAGCACATTTTGGGAAACCCAAGCAGCCATACAGTGAAGAAGCTCTTATCTGGTTGAGAAAATACATCTTACATAGGTATGTCTATGTGAAACCACTGCGACTTGATCAATATGGTCGTGTTGTCGGACGTGTAATGGTTTGGACATGGCTAGGTTGGCGAGATGTGGGTGAAGAAATGCTTAAATGTGGCCTTGCAACACTTTATGAGGCCCAATCAGGTGTGGAATTTGATGGGCGGGAAAGAATATACCGAAAAAGAGAACAAAATgcaagaaggaaaaaactAGGTCTCTGGAAAGATTTTGGTAAGAAAATATTCGAAACTCCCAGAGAGTACAAGACTAAATATAGTAGCGGTAAATGA
- a CDS encoding uncharacterized protein (PKUD0B05250; similar to Saccharomyces cerevisiae YPL094C (SEC62); ancestral locus Anc_8.572): MSTPPPQGQRVPLSKEKNPVALAVATAVRYNPLLKQRQGILSTNKEKTDFFRYKRFVRSIKSPEFQKKHAANAAKIPAILDDINAINQVFILLIQNQLVIPVNKLKTQDAKKQGYKVDKKTPALEVTGKAVIQPDAYYAWNYTPPNPYMMLYSILAVIGIFTVILFPLWPFWMRKGVWYLSTGLLCLVGLFFVVAVIRLIIYLISLATMPRQFWLFPNMFEDCGVIESFQPLYAWEEPKSKGQHRSKKGKKHQEPTQSLDTNKENVVESTADTKTTSAKKSETTTVQRKATIEEVE, from the coding sequence ATGTCAACACCGCCACCGCAAGGACAGAGGGTACCATTAAGTAAGGAGAAAAATCCAGTTGCTCTTGCTGTTGCAACTGCAGTTAGATACAACCCACTATTGAAACAAAGACAAGGtattctttcaacaaacaaggaaaaaaccGATTTCTTTAGGTACAAAAGATTTGTTCGTTCCATTAAAAGCCCTGAGTTTCAGAAGAAACATGCTGCAAATGCTGCTAAGATTCCAGCCATTCTAGATGATATAAATGCAATCAACcaagtttttattttactTATTCAAAACCAATTGGTTATTCCGGTCAATAAACTAAAGACACAAGATGCCAAGAAACAAGGTTATAAAGTTGATAAAAAGACACCAGCGTTAGAAGTTACTGGTAAGGCTGTGATCCAGCCCGACGCATATTATGCTTGGAACTACACCCCACCAAACCCGTACATGATGTTATATTCTATTTTGGCCGTGATTGGGATTTTCACAGTTATTCTTTTCCCGTTATGGCCATTTTGGATGAGAAAAGGTGTTTGGTATTTGAGTACAGGATTGTTATGTCTAGTTGGGttgttttttgttgttgctgttatTAGATTAATAATTTACTTGATATCGTTAGCTACAATGCCAAGACAGTTTTGGTTATTCCCAAACATGTTTGAAGACTGTGGCGTTATTGAGAGTTTCCAACCATTATATGCATGGGAGGAACCAAAGAGCAAGGGCCAGCATAGAAGcaaaaagggaaaaaagCATCAAGAGCCAACGCAATCATTAGACACTAATAAAGAGAATGTAGTTGAGTCTACCGCTGACACCAAAACTACTTCCGCTAAGAAGAGCGAGACTACAACTGTCCAACGGAAAGCTACTATTGAAGAGGTGGAATAG
- a CDS encoding uncharacterized protein (PKUD0B05270; similar to Saccharomyces cerevisiae YKR087C (OMA1); ancestral locus Anc_5.684) translates to MFQKNFILRTFRLNPQASMRGKGIAFLRQARYYRNRPRYVYFNDSRQYNQSSWWSRFFAYARENPRVTYGTVGVFTLFLVTHIDEAPVTHRYRLMMTAEWVENYFTQQSFRQVMAEYGNYILPSYHPISKQVSSIMVRLIAAAHDYKDPTTGERVNLFTVLGKSDIPLDKWEFYVIDDVRMGRPSPNAFVIGGGKVFLFKSLLPICEDTNGLATVLSHELGHLLADHLGERLSLSPLLFTLNIIMFSIFGSSRPGDILVNMLLNRSFSREMETEADYIGLMVMSRACFDPTGAPKLWRNMLQFEQQQGGSVPELVSTHPSSERRLENINGWMSKAKGIYEENGCYKDLRSFWYR, encoded by the coding sequence atgtttcaaaagaacTTTATTCTCCGAACATTTAGACTGAACCCCCAGGCATCCATGCGTGGAAAAGGTATTGCATTTTTAAGACAAGCCCGTTATTACAGGAACCGACCACGGTATGTCTACTTCAATGACAGTCGCCAATACAATCAGAGCTCATGGTGGAGTCGATTTTTCGCTTACGCCAGGGAAAACCCTAGAGTTACATATGGCACTGTTGGTGTGTTCACCCTATTTTTAGTAACGcatattgatgaagctCCTGTAACACACCGGTATCGTCTTATGATGACAGCAGAATGGGTGGAAAATTATTTCACCCAACAGAGTTTCCGCCAAGTAATGGCTGAATACGGTAACTACATCCTGCCTAGTTACCATCCGATTTCCAAACAGGTGTCGTCTATTATGGTCCGTCTTATTGCAGCTGCACATGACTACAAAGACCCCACCACTGGTGAACGAGTTAACTTGTTCACAGTTCTTGGCAAGAGTGATATCCCACTAGACAAATGGGAATTCTATGTCATTGACGATGTGCGCATGGGACGTCCAAGCCCTAATGCATTTGTCATTGGTGGTGGTAAAGTGTTCCTTTTCAAGTCTTTGCTCCCCATTTGTGAAGATACAAATGGTCTGGCAACGGTTCTTAGTCACGAGCTTGGGCATTTACTAGCAGATCATCTGGGCGAAAGACTTTCGCTGTCTCCATTACTCTTCACTTTAAACATAATTATGTTTTCGATCTTTGGCAGCAGTAGACCAGGGGACATTCTGGTTAACATGCTCCTCAACAGGTCTTTCTCCAGGGAGATGGAAACTGAAGCAGACTACATTGGACTTATGGTGATGTCCAGAGCTTGCTTTGATCCAACAGGTGCGCCAAAACTCTGGAGAAACATGCTTCAGTTTGAGCAACAACAAGGTGGATCAGTCCCGGAGTTGGTTTCTACACATCCCTCCTCAGAGAGACGGttagaaaatataaatggATGGATGAGCAAGGCAAAGGGAATCTACGAAGAAAACGGTTGCTACAAGGATCTCAGGAGTTTCTGGTACAGATGA
- a CDS encoding uncharacterized protein (PKUD0B05260; similar to Saccharomyces cerevisiae YJR105W (ADO1); ancestral locus Anc_7.499): MSYDLVCLGNPLLDIQVNVDKEYLDKYNLKENDAILAEESHMPIFKEILEKKDVILVAGGAAQNTARGAQYVLPENSVVYFGSVGKDIYADKLIEANKSVGLTTAYMVHDNIATGKCAALINGLNRSLVTDLAAANHFKPSHLEKEENWKLVEGAKVFYIGGFHLTVSPDAIKLLGKHAAETGKDFIMNFSAPFIPEFFKDPLNECLPYADYIICNESEAAAYAKAHGLETQDLTEIAKHVAQSPKVNTKKPRTVIFTQGTDATLAVAYNDTTKEFNIQSFPVHALDVSKIVDTNGAGDAFAAGFTAGLVQGEDLSKSVDMGHWLAKLSIQEVGPSFPFPKQSYA, encoded by the coding sequence ATGTCTTACGATTTAGTCTGCCTCGGTAACCCGCTTCTTGATATCCAAGTTAATGTTGATAAGGAGTATCTTGACAAATACAACCTTAAGGAAAACGATGCGATTTTAGCTGAAGAATCACACATGCCAATCTTCAAGGAAATtttagaaaagaaagatgtGATTCTTGTTGCCGGTGGTGCAGCCCAAAACACTGCCAGAGGTGCACAATATGTTCTACCAGAGAACTCTGTCGTTTACTTTGGTTCCGTTGGTAAAGATATCTACGCAGATAAGTTAATTGAGGCCAACAAATCAGTCGGGTTAACTACCGCTTACATGGTTCATGATAACATCGCTACTGGTAAATGTGCTGCATTGATTAATGGTCTCAACAGATCCTTAGTTACTGATTTAGCTGCAGCTAACCATTTCAAACCAAGTCATcttgaaaaggaagaaaactGGAAACTTGTTGAAGGTGCAAAGGTATTCTACATAGGTGGTTTCCACTTAACCGTCTCTCCAGATGCTATCAAACTATTGGGTAAACATGCAGCAGAGACAGGTAAAGATTTCATCATGAACTTCTCTGCTCCTTTTATTCCAGAATTCTTTAAGGACCCATTAAACGAATGTTTACCTTATGCAGATTACATCATTTGTAACGAATCTGAAGCTGCTGCGTACGCTAAAGCACATGGTTTGGAAACACAAGATTTAACTGAAATTGCTAAACATGTTGCTCAATCTCCAAAGGTTAACACTAAGAAGCCGAGAACTGTCATCTTCACTCAAGGTACCGACGCTACTCTTGCTGTTGCATACAATGACACTACAAAGGAATTTAACATCCAATCATTCCCAGTCCATGCATTAGATGTTTCCAAAATTGTGGACACTAACGGTGCAGGTGATGCGTTTGCAGCTGGTTTCACTGCTGGTTTAGTCCAAGGTGAAGACTTGTCAAAATCTGTCGATATGGGTCACTGGTTAGCTAAACTATCTATTCAAGAAGTAGGTCCTTCCTTTCCATTCCCAAAGCAATCCTACgcttaa